From Arcticibacter tournemirensis, one genomic window encodes:
- a CDS encoding RagB/SusD family nutrient uptake outer membrane protein — MKRIISIIAILISVCTSSCNKYMDIVPDNVPELDNAFATRIIAERYLFTCYSYLPGGFDLQSNPALLGGDEFWLNSTANFGEGSYGNWYIARGNQNVNSPLNNYWEGSNQAKNLWRGIRDCNIFLANVYKVPDMDDLEKDRWRAEALFLKAYYHYYLLRMYGPVHIMDDEVPVFSDPEKTQYERRPVDECMDYIVGLVDSAIVNLPDDITATAQENGRLSKLVAYAMKAEMLVTAASPLFNGNTDYPGFVNSENKPFINPVFSSEKWVKAADACKLAVEFAETYGRTLYKWKPTLNLTTPPQQSTINQMSYREALAQRDNNSEQIWINNVSRATQGFQAAATVRSYDPAYVDNKTLTGYLSPTINVALLYYSKNGVPIDEDLTYDYGARFNLRAVPTGTSPYMYNMIPGHTTVGMHFDREDRFYASLSFDGGRYFMSSHTSDANAFNTVYRSGGNAAPVSIAYYSITGYTPKKLVSYRNVVGSSDAYTVYEYPYPIMRLAELYLLYAEAQNEASGPSEEVYNAIDKVRARSGLSGVVDSWAGYSRNPGKPATKEGLREIIRRERTIELMFEGKRFWDLRRWKTATLELNANILGWGIREKETQLFYRSVSLYNRTFAQKDYLWPLSLSELRRNSKLTQNPGW, encoded by the coding sequence ATGAAAAGAATAATAAGTATTATAGCCATATTAATCTCCGTTTGCACCTCTTCATGCAATAAATACATGGATATTGTGCCGGATAACGTTCCTGAGCTGGATAACGCTTTTGCAACACGGATCATCGCCGAACGGTATTTATTTACGTGTTACAGTTATCTCCCCGGCGGATTTGATCTTCAGTCGAATCCTGCATTGTTGGGAGGCGATGAGTTTTGGCTCAATTCTACCGCTAATTTCGGGGAAGGAAGCTACGGAAACTGGTATATCGCCAGGGGGAACCAAAATGTGAATTCTCCCCTGAATAATTACTGGGAAGGCAGCAACCAGGCAAAAAACCTTTGGAGAGGAATACGGGATTGCAATATTTTTCTTGCGAATGTCTATAAGGTACCGGATATGGATGATCTGGAAAAAGACAGGTGGAGAGCGGAGGCCCTGTTCTTAAAAGCGTATTATCATTATTATTTACTGAGAATGTATGGACCGGTTCATATTATGGACGACGAAGTTCCGGTCTTTTCCGACCCGGAAAAAACACAGTATGAAAGAAGGCCCGTTGATGAATGCATGGATTATATCGTCGGTTTGGTAGATAGCGCTATTGTAAATCTTCCGGATGATATCACTGCAACCGCACAGGAAAACGGGCGGCTAAGCAAACTTGTAGCATATGCTATGAAAGCCGAAATGCTGGTTACTGCTGCCAGTCCGCTTTTTAACGGTAACACAGACTATCCGGGTTTTGTAAACTCAGAGAACAAGCCGTTTATTAATCCTGTTTTTAGTTCTGAGAAATGGGTAAAAGCTGCAGACGCCTGTAAATTAGCGGTAGAGTTTGCTGAAACTTATGGTCGCACATTATATAAATGGAAGCCGACATTAAATCTTACCACACCTCCTCAGCAGAGCACCATTAATCAAATGAGTTACAGGGAGGCTCTTGCCCAAAGGGATAATAATTCTGAGCAGATCTGGATAAACAACGTTTCCAGGGCTACGCAGGGCTTTCAGGCAGCAGCTACTGTAAGAAGTTACGATCCTGCCTACGTCGACAACAAAACACTGACGGGATATCTCTCTCCCACTATAAATGTAGCTTTGCTGTATTATAGTAAAAACGGTGTGCCGATTGATGAAGATCTTACCTATGATTATGGCGCCCGGTTCAATCTGCGCGCTGTGCCCACAGGTACTTCGCCATATATGTATAACATGATTCCCGGACATACTACAGTGGGTATGCATTTCGATAGAGAGGACCGTTTTTATGCATCTTTATCATTTGATGGCGGAAGATATTTTATGAGCAGTCATACCAGCGATGCAAATGCATTTAATACGGTGTATCGTTCTGGAGGAAATGCCGCACCCGTCAGTATCGCCTATTATTCTATCACGGGTTATACCCCCAAAAAACTGGTAAGCTACAGAAATGTTGTCGGATCTTCTGATGCCTATACAGTTTACGAATATCCATATCCTATCATGCGCCTTGCAGAACTGTATCTTCTTTACGCTGAAGCACAGAATGAAGCTTCGGGCCCATCGGAAGAAGTTTATAACGCGATTGATAAGGTGAGGGCCCGCAGTGGCCTAAGTGGTGTGGTCGATTCCTGGGCTGGTTATTCCAGGAACCCCGGAAAACCAGCTACAAAAGAGGGCTTAAGGGAAATCATCCGTAGGGAAAGAACAATTGAACTGATGTTTGAAGGGAAACGTTTCTGGGACCTGAGAAGATGGAAAACTGCAACACTAGAGCTCAATGCGAACATCCTGGGATGGGGCATCAGGGAAAAGGAAACACAACTATTCTATCGTTCTGTAAGTCTTTATAACCGCACTTTCGCACAGAAGGACTATCTATGGCCGCTTAGCCTGTCGGAGCTTCGGCGGAATTCTAAATTAACTCAAAATCCAGGTTGGTAA
- a CDS encoding DUF5000 domain-containing lipoprotein, whose product MRIILKKYQLLLFVLLLSISACKDALDPEPIRKGDIPGVVENFSSKEIPGGAIITYDVPEGSDLRYVKASYELSDGTARESKSTVYKNTITVEGFAQAGEYDISLTAVAVGEVESKPVIIRVSVGTPPHVMVAASIANEDNFYATFGGINIDYTNTAEGNIVIKVMAKDSLDKWQEIGAEYTRAKKGRVRVRGLDTIEYTFGVYVRDRWNNKSDTIIKKLTPLFESEFDKALFRHVKLPGDTWERHTGQGRARELPVLWNGLHNQLGDIFQTKPSTVIPQHFTWDMGVKARLSRFIFYPDIPASQNNVYMGGQPSVWELWGSNNPNPDGTFDASWTLVGTFHATKPSGLPLGQVSADDIALARKGEDFEVEGKVEAFRYWRWRTIANWGNVTYVAMSEFTFFGAIEE is encoded by the coding sequence ATGAGAATCATATTAAAAAAATATCAGCTGTTACTCTTTGTGCTGCTGCTATCTATATCTGCCTGCAAGGATGCCCTCGACCCTGAACCGATCAGGAAAGGGGATATTCCCGGGGTAGTCGAAAATTTCAGCTCAAAGGAAATCCCCGGAGGCGCCATTATTACTTACGATGTCCCCGAAGGCAGCGACCTTCGATATGTTAAAGCCAGTTACGAGCTCAGCGACGGAACAGCGCGCGAGTCGAAGTCTACCGTTTACAAAAATACAATCACCGTTGAAGGGTTTGCGCAGGCCGGAGAATACGATATTTCGTTAACTGCTGTCGCTGTAGGTGAAGTAGAATCAAAACCGGTCATTATCCGTGTATCGGTGGGAACGCCGCCACATGTCATGGTCGCTGCCAGTATCGCGAACGAGGATAATTTTTATGCAACGTTTGGTGGTATAAATATAGACTACACGAACACTGCGGAAGGAAATATAGTGATTAAGGTGATGGCAAAAGACTCTCTGGATAAATGGCAGGAGATCGGTGCCGAATATACCAGGGCAAAAAAAGGAAGGGTAAGGGTGCGCGGACTGGATACCATTGAGTATACGTTCGGAGTGTACGTTCGCGACCGCTGGAATAATAAATCAGATACTATTATAAAGAAGTTAACCCCCTTGTTTGAAAGTGAGTTTGATAAGGCTTTATTCAGACATGTAAAACTACCCGGCGATACATGGGAAAGACATACCGGGCAAGGGAGAGCGAGGGAGTTACCGGTTCTTTGGAACGGGCTGCATAATCAGCTTGGTGATATATTTCAAACGAAGCCCTCCACTGTAATACCCCAGCATTTCACCTGGGATATGGGAGTGAAAGCAAGGTTAAGCCGGTTTATTTTCTATCCCGATATTCCTGCGAGTCAAAACAACGTCTATATGGGCGGTCAGCCTTCTGTATGGGAGTTATGGGGAAGTAACAACCCGAATCCTGATGGAACGTTTGATGCCAGCTGGACGCTTGTGGGAACATTTCATGCGACAAAGCCATCAGGCTTACCTCTCGGACAAGTGAGCGCAGACGACATTGCACTCGCAAGAAAAGGCGAAGACTTTGAGGTGGAAGGAAAGGTGGAAGCTTTCCGGTACTGGAGATGGAGAACGATTGCTAACTGGGGAAATGTCACCTATGTCGCAATGTCAGAGTTTACATTTTTCGGGGCAATAGAAGAATAA
- a CDS encoding DUF4998 domain-containing protein translates to MMKKTIKLLLPLTFFLILVIAACLPNDGDYSAYLDKAEAIYPGRPDSVIVMPGYNRANINALMSTDPRAVKIRLYWNSRRDSLDAVISKDEIANRKIIQVPNIPEGVYTFELVTFDKSGNKSVVTEKTGQVLGPVYVKGLANRIVKSKVSITGSPAIIWYSETDTSSVMAGTEVAYKLSSGDSARIFTSKRRDTTILKNAAAGGKLILRTAYLPPNAIDTFYAKRDTIAY, encoded by the coding sequence ATGATGAAAAAAACAATAAAATTGTTATTACCCCTTACATTCTTTTTGATATTGGTAATAGCAGCATGTCTGCCCAACGATGGCGATTATAGTGCTTATCTCGATAAGGCTGAAGCCATATACCCCGGCCGGCCCGATTCTGTTATTGTTATGCCTGGTTATAACAGGGCTAACATAAATGCATTAATGAGTACCGATCCGAGGGCTGTAAAGATTCGCCTGTACTGGAATAGCCGCCGGGATTCACTCGACGCGGTGATATCAAAGGATGAAATCGCTAATCGTAAAATAATCCAGGTACCCAACATTCCCGAAGGCGTGTATACTTTCGAGCTTGTAACTTTTGATAAAAGTGGCAATAAGTCGGTTGTCACGGAAAAAACCGGACAAGTCCTCGGGCCTGTTTATGTAAAGGGACTGGCAAATCGTATCGTAAAAAGTAAAGTCAGTATCACCGGAAGTCCTGCCATTATTTGGTATTCAGAAACAGATACCTCTTCTGTTATGGCCGGTACAGAGGTTGCTTATAAATTAAGTTCCGGAGATTCTGCCCGCATCTTCACCTCAAAAAGGAGAGATACTACTATCCTGAAGAATGCCGCGGCTGGTGGAAAATTAATTCTACGAACAGCATATCTTCCCCCAAATGCGATAGATACTTTTTACGCAAAAAGAGATACTATTGCATATTAA
- a CDS encoding FAD-dependent oxidoreductase, with protein sequence MKHTLFFLLLLFTFRAAAQPKIIQTDICVYGGTSAGVIAAYTAKKMNKSVLLIEPGKRLGGLSSGGLGFTDIGNKSIVTGVARDFYRQVGKHYGKFEQWVFEPKVAEAVFKEYVTKAALPVIYQKRVIKVKKTGQRIDEILLEDASGRGTKAMIVRAKMFIDCSYEGDLMARAGVSYTYGREANSQYNESINGVQMKNKHQFPDGIDPYKVPGMPESGLLWGVSAEPLAPEGSGDKKIQAYNFRICLTSDPANRVPVTRPVNYDSTKYELLLRYIEFAKPKEVAGSVLKFDHMPNRKVDINNQGPFSTDMIGMNYDYPDADYARRNIIFKAHETYNKGLLYFLGNDLRVPEHLRKDMLKWGYPKDEYTDNGHWTPQLYVREARRMVSDYVMTEANCLGKVETPDAVGAAAYTMDSHNAQRLVVNGMVKNEGDVQHKVPAPYPVSYRSIVPKAGECANLLVPVCLSASHIAYGSIRMEPVFMVLGQSAATAASMAIDTRKPVQKIDVSQLQALLKTKPLADNSPADILVDNDDKDYVEITGNWQKAGGGYGPSMLIDSTGSGAAIKFFPLIKSPGKYHVYTYITKVKGLASLINYTIYDGTNSKSVELDPRKVNVSGQTSGEWTSLGVFDLKEGKNAYIEISNHKKANENTIADAILIVPEH encoded by the coding sequence ATGAAACACACACTTTTTTTTCTGCTTCTTTTATTCACCTTTAGGGCTGCGGCCCAACCTAAAATTATTCAAACAGATATCTGCGTTTATGGTGGTACATCGGCTGGCGTTATAGCGGCCTATACGGCCAAAAAGATGAATAAATCGGTCCTGTTGATAGAGCCGGGGAAGCGCCTTGGCGGCTTGTCTTCCGGAGGACTTGGTTTTACCGATATCGGAAATAAGTCGATCGTTACAGGTGTAGCGCGCGATTTTTACCGTCAGGTGGGTAAGCATTACGGAAAGTTTGAACAATGGGTATTTGAGCCGAAGGTGGCAGAAGCGGTTTTTAAGGAATATGTAACAAAAGCCGCTTTGCCGGTTATTTATCAGAAACGGGTAATTAAAGTCAAAAAGACGGGACAGCGTATTGACGAGATCCTACTTGAAGATGCCTCGGGTCGAGGCACCAAAGCCATGATTGTCAGAGCGAAGATGTTTATCGATTGCTCTTATGAGGGCGACCTGATGGCACGGGCCGGGGTTTCCTATACGTATGGAAGAGAAGCGAACTCGCAGTATAACGAAAGCATCAACGGGGTACAGATGAAGAATAAGCATCAGTTTCCTGATGGGATAGATCCTTACAAGGTTCCCGGAATGCCCGAAAGCGGTTTGCTGTGGGGAGTAAGCGCTGAGCCTTTGGCTCCTGAAGGTTCGGGTGACAAAAAGATCCAGGCGTATAACTTCAGGATCTGCCTTACAAGCGATCCGGCAAACAGGGTTCCTGTCACAAGGCCGGTTAATTATGATTCTACCAAATACGAGCTCCTGCTCAGGTATATCGAATTTGCCAAACCGAAGGAAGTTGCCGGCAGCGTTCTGAAGTTCGATCACATGCCCAACCGCAAGGTCGACATTAACAATCAGGGTCCCTTTTCGACGGATATGATCGGCATGAACTATGATTATCCCGATGCAGATTACGCAAGGCGGAATATTATATTTAAAGCACACGAAACCTATAATAAGGGCTTATTATACTTTCTCGGAAACGATCTGCGTGTTCCTGAGCATTTGCGGAAAGATATGCTGAAATGGGGATACCCAAAGGATGAATATACAGATAACGGCCACTGGACACCTCAGCTGTACGTTCGCGAAGCCCGAAGGATGGTGAGCGATTATGTAATGACGGAGGCGAACTGTCTGGGGAAAGTGGAAACGCCGGACGCCGTAGGTGCTGCCGCTTATACAATGGATTCGCATAATGCACAGCGCTTAGTTGTAAACGGAATGGTTAAAAATGAAGGCGACGTACAGCACAAAGTACCTGCACCATATCCGGTATCCTACCGGTCAATTGTACCAAAAGCCGGAGAATGTGCGAACCTTCTGGTGCCGGTTTGCCTTTCAGCAAGCCATATCGCCTACGGATCAATAAGGATGGAACCTGTTTTTATGGTCTTAGGCCAGTCAGCAGCAACGGCGGCCTCCATGGCGATTGATACCCGCAAGCCCGTACAAAAGATCGATGTAAGTCAGTTGCAGGCCTTACTGAAAACGAAGCCTCTCGCGGATAACAGCCCGGCCGACATCCTGGTCGATAATGATGATAAGGACTATGTCGAAATAACCGGTAACTGGCAAAAGGCAGGCGGAGGCTACGGCCCTTCTATGCTCATAGACAGCACCGGTTCTGGTGCAGCTATCAAATTCTTCCCGTTAATAAAGTCGCCGGGTAAATATCACGTATACACTTATATTACAAAGGTCAAGGGGCTCGCCAGTCTGATTAACTACACGATCTATGACGGAACAAATAGTAAGTCCGTTGAACTGGATCCCCGCAAGGTAAATGTAAGCGGACAAACGTCCGGCGAGTGGACATCGTTAGGTGTTTTTGATCTCAAAGAAGGAAAGAATGCTTATATAGAAATAAGCAATCATAAAAAAGCGAATGAAAATACAATAGCCGACGCTATCCTGATTGTTCCTGAACATTGA
- a CDS encoding SGNH/GDSL hydrolase family protein encodes MQRRQVLKSILTSAAGIAVLKAGASTIEEISTGFVSQPETNEPVVINSGVGGNNTVDLLNRIEKDCYAHKPKLTVLMIGTNDMNSRKYVPLDQYEKNLSQIITGIKDKGSKVLLMTILPFYEPYLMTRHPAAFYEPEGPVKRRAQVIEVIKRAAKKHKTHLLDLGMRFEAVGKIGTDKDSLIKNEANSNKTDGLHPTANGYRFIGLSVYDYILYHDLPKTNIVCFGDSITHGDGPVESYPGYLKRLLSSSK; translated from the coding sequence ATGCAAAGAAGACAAGTATTAAAAAGCATATTGACATCGGCAGCGGGTATCGCGGTCCTCAAAGCCGGGGCGTCAACCATTGAGGAAATATCAACCGGGTTTGTTTCGCAACCGGAAACGAATGAGCCGGTCGTTATCAATTCGGGCGTCGGTGGTAACAATACCGTCGATCTGTTAAACCGGATAGAGAAGGATTGCTACGCTCATAAGCCGAAGCTCACCGTTCTGATGATTGGAACAAATGATATGAACAGCAGGAAGTACGTTCCGCTTGACCAATATGAAAAGAATCTCTCTCAGATTATTACCGGTATTAAGGATAAAGGAAGCAAAGTTTTATTGATGACTATTCTTCCGTTCTATGAACCTTATTTGATGACGCGGCATCCCGCGGCTTTTTACGAGCCGGAAGGACCTGTAAAACGGAGGGCACAGGTTATCGAAGTGATAAAACGGGCGGCAAAAAAGCATAAAACACACCTTCTCGATCTGGGTATGCGGTTTGAAGCTGTTGGAAAGATAGGCACAGACAAAGACTCGCTTATAAAAAATGAAGCGAATAGCAACAAGACCGACGGGCTTCATCCAACCGCCAATGGTTACCGGTTTATTGGCCTTTCGGTCTATGATTATATCCTATATCATGACCTTCCTAAAACGAATATCGTTTGCTTTGGCGACAGTATCACCCACGGTGATGGGCCGGTCGAAAGCTATCCTGGCTATTTAAAAAGATTGCTGAGCAGTTCCAAATAG
- a CDS encoding glycoside hydrolase family 2 protein, with the protein MNRYHSVLLFLFLLVRASLNAQTSASLSNASSENSIFLRSQKGFNGKFEWKIRKAGDVKGGGAVLSKADYRSNDWYPAIVPGTVLNTLVSNKVYPEPYYGDNNRKERNLIPDISQAGRDFYNYWFRTEFSVPAAFAGKRIWLKFHGINYRSEIWLNGKKLGNMAGMFNSQSFDITAIASLQSKNVLAVNVLPVDVPGTSNRANNNRQGAVGENKNGGDGEIGKNVTMLMSVGWDFTSPDGIRDRNTGIWKDVEVYATGDVLLENAFVQSKLPLPDTTSSREIVSVEVVNATSKAQKGTVSGLISENGVSFQQAVHLAPHERKTVIFRPEQYKQLVIKNPKLWWPVNKGKPNLYTLNLKFVNAANQVSHTAKTRFGIREISSDQNTPDKSRRFYVNGHPVFIRGTNWVPEAMLRNTEKRTYTELRYTRQAGINLIRLWGGGIAESDYFYQLCDELGLMVWSEFWITGDTRFPVDTALYFKNLENTIKRIRSHASSAYYVSANESTELKGAGELIHRLDSTIGYQVQSECCGIHDGSPYKYENPMQYFENTASPRGSRVDGFNPEYGAPCLPTLESLQEMMPAKDLWPANDTVWNYLDGGGFHQITTKYRQAVEEFGKSSSIAEYARKAQLVGALNFRAIWEVWNYNKFNYGDRFASGFLFWYHNSPLPQTGSRLYDWSLEPTAALYYSQNGLAPLHPQFDYLKNTVSVYNDYRLAFSKYSVEATVYDLNSKAVFNQSKVIDIPSDGVVNDALKIDFPDNISQVHFIKLQLKDAAGKVVSDAFYWRSKDQYKGAWTITGPAVSGFSDINKLPATELKIKAGARKAAGKSLIDVTISNSGNALAFFTRLKLKDAKGAIVKPAFYSDNFFSLLPGESKTVTIEIPADSFAGKQVDVVTEGFNTTGMTIRVTLN; encoded by the coding sequence GTGAATAGATACCATTCAGTACTACTGTTTTTATTTCTTTTGGTTCGTGCAAGTCTTAATGCGCAGACAAGCGCCTCGCTTAGCAACGCTTCCTCCGAAAACTCTATCTTCCTGAGGTCTCAAAAAGGCTTTAACGGAAAGTTCGAATGGAAAATTAGAAAAGCGGGGGACGTAAAGGGCGGAGGCGCTGTATTGTCAAAAGCTGACTACAGAAGTAATGATTGGTATCCTGCCATTGTACCGGGAACTGTTTTGAATACGCTGGTGAGTAATAAAGTTTATCCCGAACCCTATTATGGCGACAATAACCGCAAAGAGAGAAATCTTATCCCGGATATTTCCCAGGCTGGCAGGGACTTCTATAACTACTGGTTCAGAACCGAATTTTCGGTTCCCGCAGCTTTTGCAGGCAAGAGGATCTGGCTGAAATTCCACGGGATAAATTACCGTTCGGAAATTTGGCTGAATGGTAAGAAACTGGGCAATATGGCCGGCATGTTCAATTCACAAAGCTTCGATATCACAGCCATTGCCTCTTTGCAATCAAAAAATGTACTGGCAGTAAATGTCCTTCCGGTCGACGTCCCCGGCACAAGCAACCGCGCAAATAACAATCGTCAGGGTGCTGTCGGAGAGAACAAGAATGGGGGAGATGGCGAGATTGGTAAGAATGTCACGATGCTGATGAGTGTAGGCTGGGATTTTACATCGCCTGATGGTATCCGGGATCGTAACACCGGAATCTGGAAAGACGTAGAAGTCTACGCCACAGGCGACGTGCTGCTTGAAAATGCCTTTGTTCAGTCGAAGCTGCCACTTCCTGATACCACCTCTTCGCGCGAAATAGTTTCTGTTGAAGTTGTTAATGCCACTTCAAAAGCGCAGAAAGGGACGGTTTCAGGCCTGATCAGCGAGAACGGCGTCAGCTTTCAGCAGGCGGTTCATCTTGCCCCTCATGAACGGAAAACGGTGATATTCCGTCCGGAGCAATACAAACAACTGGTAATTAAAAATCCTAAGCTCTGGTGGCCCGTGAACAAAGGGAAGCCCAATCTCTATACGCTTAACCTGAAATTTGTAAACGCTGCCAACCAGGTGAGCCACACAGCGAAAACCCGTTTTGGCATCCGGGAAATAAGTTCAGATCAGAATACGCCTGATAAATCCCGGAGGTTTTATGTCAACGGGCATCCTGTATTCATAAGAGGCACCAACTGGGTTCCCGAGGCGATGCTGCGTAATACAGAAAAACGTACCTATACCGAATTGAGATATACGCGGCAGGCCGGCATTAACCTGATCCGCTTATGGGGCGGCGGCATTGCCGAGTCGGACTATTTTTACCAGCTGTGTGATGAACTGGGACTGATGGTTTGGTCGGAATTCTGGATCACCGGAGACACCCGGTTCCCCGTCGACACCGCTCTGTATTTTAAGAATCTTGAAAATACTATCAAGAGAATTCGCTCACACGCATCTTCGGCCTATTATGTTTCGGCGAACGAGTCGACCGAGCTGAAGGGTGCCGGAGAGTTGATCCACCGCCTTGACAGTACAATTGGCTATCAGGTGCAAAGTGAGTGCTGCGGAATCCATGATGGCAGTCCCTATAAATACGAAAACCCTATGCAGTATTTTGAGAATACCGCATCTCCGCGAGGCAGCAGGGTAGATGGATTTAATCCTGAATATGGGGCACCTTGTTTGCCAACCCTCGAGTCCCTTCAGGAAATGATGCCTGCAAAAGACTTATGGCCGGCCAATGATACCGTATGGAACTACCTGGACGGCGGAGGCTTTCACCAGATAACGACTAAATATCGCCAGGCGGTAGAAGAATTCGGAAAATCTTCGTCTATTGCCGAGTATGCGCGTAAAGCGCAATTGGTGGGTGCGCTGAACTTCAGGGCTATCTGGGAGGTATGGAATTATAACAAGTTTAACTACGGCGACCGTTTTGCCTCCGGGTTTTTATTCTGGTATCATAACAGTCCGCTGCCCCAGACAGGCAGCCGCCTGTACGACTGGTCGCTTGAACCAACAGCAGCTCTGTATTACTCTCAGAATGGATTGGCCCCTCTGCACCCGCAATTTGATTACTTAAAGAATACGGTATCCGTGTATAACGATTATCGCCTCGCTTTCAGTAAGTATAGTGTGGAGGCTACTGTATATGATCTGAACTCGAAGGCGGTCTTTAACCAGTCGAAGGTTATCGACATCCCTTCAGACGGCGTAGTAAATGACGCCCTTAAGATTGATTTTCCGGATAACATATCGCAGGTTCACTTTATTAAGCTGCAATTGAAAGATGCTGCCGGGAAGGTTGTAAGCGATGCTTTTTACTGGCGCTCGAAAGATCAGTATAAAGGCGCATGGACAATAACCGGTCCGGCTGTTTCTGGATTTTCGGATATTAATAAACTGCCGGCTACTGAATTGAAAATAAAGGCAGGTGCCAGAAAGGCTGCCGGTAAATCGCTGATTGATGTTACCATCTCCAATTCGGGCAATGCACTTGCATTCTTTACCCGTTTAAAGCTTAAGGATGCAAAAGGCGCTATCGTAAAGCCTGCTTTTTATAGCGATAACTTTTTCTCCCTGTTGCCGGGTGAGTCGAAAACCGTTACAATTGAAATTCCTGCCGACTCTTTTGCCGGCAAGCAAGTAGATGTGGTAACAGAGGGCTTTAATACCACCGGGATGACGATCCGTGTTACCTTAAACTAA